Proteins found in one Drosophila busckii strain San Diego stock center, stock number 13000-0081.31 chromosome 2R, ASM1175060v1, whole genome shotgun sequence genomic segment:
- the LOC117134614 gene encoding crustapain-like produces the protein MKVLIVLSVLLACASAIEWSNFKQQFQKVYKSPAEELMRKLNFEKKVRQIEEHNKRFHNGEESYEMGINQYSDMSYEEFAEKVTPQLNPEEHVVNEQTTYQPSGRAVPDSIDWRTRGAVTPVKNQGTCGSCYTFAAAAAMEGAYYLKTGSLYPLSEQNLLDCTTVSPYSNMGCNGGWASRSLQYIVNNGGIDYEYYYPYDGALGKCRYNYSYRGATARKVINVAAGENNLKAAVGEKGPVAVSIYSSDAFNNYKSGVFTDNNCNGRGTNHLVTVVGYGTDSYYGDYWLIKNSWGTWWGEQGYMRMARNRNNMCLVASYGVYPEV, from the coding sequence ATGAAAGTCTTAATTGTTTTAAGTGTACTGCTGGCCTGCGCCAGCGCCATAGAATGGTCCAACTTCAAGCAGCAATTCCAGAAGGTGTACAAGTCTCCCGCCGAGGAGCTTATGCGCAAGCTGAACTTTGAGAAGAAGGTGCGACAGATTGAGGAGCACAACAAGCGTTTCCACAATGGCGAGGAGTCCTACGAGATGGGCATCAATCAGTACAGCGACATGAGCTACGAAGAGTTTGCCGAGAAAGTAACACCCCAGCTGAATCCTGAAGAGCATGTTGTCAATGAGCAGACTACTTACCAACCATCAGGCAGAGCTGTGCCCGATAGCATCGATTGGCGCACACGTGGTGCTGTTACTCCCGTGAAGAACCAAGGTACATGCGGTTCCTGCtacacttttgctgctgctgctgctatggaGGGTGCTTACTACCTGAAGACGGGTTCATTGTACCCACTGTCCGAGCAGAACTTGTTGGATTGCACTACAGTCTCGCCTTACAGCAACATGGGCTGCAACGGCGGCTGGGCCAGTCGCTCCCTGCAGTATATTGTCAACAATGGTGGCATCGACTACGAGTACTATTATCCCTATGATGGAGCTCTGGGCAAATGCCGTTATAACTACAGCTACAGAGGCGCCACCGCTCGCAAGGTaatcaatgttgctgctggtgaaAATAATCTGAAGGCAGCTGTTGGCGAGAAGGGTCCCGTCGCCGTGTCCATCTACTCATCCGATGCTTTCAATAACTACAAGAGCGGCGTCTTCACCGATAACAACTGCAATGGACGTGGCACCAATCATTTGGTGACTGTTGTTGGCTACGGCACTGACTCTTATTATGGCGACTATTGGCTAATCAAGAACTCCTGGGGCACTTGGTGGGGAGAGCAGGGTTACATGCGCATGGCTCGCAATCGCAACAACATGTGTCTGGTTGCCAGCTATGGTGTCTACCCAGAAG